One Danio rerio strain Tuebingen ecotype United States chromosome 22, GRCz12tu, whole genome shotgun sequence genomic window carries:
- the jagn1b gene encoding protein jagunal homolog 1-B: protein MASRAGPRATGTDGSDYQHRERVASHYQMSVALKSEIKKLNIAHAVVWFLVAAQVLVSQLNLVSHKVVASPYQWEYTYLLSIIPTVFSFMALPKNNISYLVISMISGGLFCIGPILYGGMEMFPVAQQLYRHGKAYRFIFGFSAVSIMYLVLIISVQVHGWQIYYSKKLLDAWFTNTQDKKKK from the exons ATGGCATCACGAGCAGGACCACGGGCCACAGGAACAGACGGCAGCGACTACCAGCACCGTGAGCGCGTCGCGTCACACTATCAGATgag TGTGGCCCTGAAGTCTGAGATCAAGAAATTGAACATCGCTCATGCAGTGGTCTGGTTTCTTGTCGCAGCACAGGTGCTTGTCAGCCAACTTAACCTGGTGTCTCATAAAGTAGTGGCCTCTCCATACCAGTGGGAATACACATATCTCCTGAGCATCATACCTACTGTCTTCAGTTTCATGGCTTTACCGAAAAACAACATCAGCTATCTGGTCATCTCAATGATCAGCGGAGGGCTTTTCTGCATCGGCCCTATTCTTTACGGGGGAATGGAGATGTTCCCTGTGGCTCAGCAGCTTTATCGCCACGGCAAAGCTTATAGGTTCATCTTTGGCTTCTCTGCCGTGTCTATAATGTACTTAGTCTTGATTATTTCAGTTCAGGTACACGGCTGGCAGATCTACTACAGTAAAAAGCTGCTGGATGCCTGGTTCACCAACAcacaagacaaaaagaaaaaataa
- the jagn1b gene encoding protein jagunal homolog 1-B isoform X1, whose translation MRAMFWSVRTATCIEEEILLLTFLLSVCCRRRWFAMASRAGPRATGTDGSDYQHRERVASHYQMSVALKSEIKKLNIAHAVVWFLVAAQVLVSQLNLVSHKVVASPYQWEYTYLLSIIPTVFSFMALPKNNISYLVISMISGGLFCIGPILYGGMEMFPVAQQLYRHGKAYRFIFGFSAVSIMYLVLIISVQVHGWQIYYSKKLLDAWFTNTQDKKKK comes from the exons ATGAGGGCGATGTTCTGGTCTGTCAGGACTGCCACATGTATAGAAGAAGAGATACTTTTGCTCACGTttctgctgtctgtgt GTTGTCGACGGAGGTGGTTTGCCATGGCATCACGAGCAGGACCACGGGCCACAGGAACAGACGGCAGCGACTACCAGCACCGTGAGCGCGTCGCGTCACACTATCAGATgag TGTGGCCCTGAAGTCTGAGATCAAGAAATTGAACATCGCTCATGCAGTGGTCTGGTTTCTTGTCGCAGCACAGGTGCTTGTCAGCCAACTTAACCTGGTGTCTCATAAAGTAGTGGCCTCTCCATACCAGTGGGAATACACATATCTCCTGAGCATCATACCTACTGTCTTCAGTTTCATGGCTTTACCGAAAAACAACATCAGCTATCTGGTCATCTCAATGATCAGCGGAGGGCTTTTCTGCATCGGCCCTATTCTTTACGGGGGAATGGAGATGTTCCCTGTGGCTCAGCAGCTTTATCGCCACGGCAAAGCTTATAGGTTCATCTTTGGCTTCTCTGCCGTGTCTATAATGTACTTAGTCTTGATTATTTCAGTTCAGGTACACGGCTGGCAGATCTACTACAGTAAAAAGCTGCTGGATGCCTGGTTCACCAACAcacaagacaaaaagaaaaaataa
- the col8a1b gene encoding uncharacterized protein col8a1b: MAGPLLSACLFVLVEHLCLLHHIHAGAFYGHKPLPQKRQPLPQLPLLPHGNEGITQHHYHGKEIPQLPFGNEMPLLPQYGKERPQFPMHMGIPIARKGETVPRGQKGPPGEPGPIGLQGPRGPPGLPGHGIPGPTGKPGPQGPPGLPGIGKPGMAGLPGKPGGIGLPGPKGELGPIGGEGPIGLPGPPGLPGPHGLPGVAKPGGQGLPGQPGPRGEPGQKGFPGIPGLQGPKGENGFGLPGLPGVKGLPGLPGPPGQVGLPGIGKPGLNGLPGVPGGQGKPGAPGEPGLAGVPGERGQIGPPGLPGFGKPGLDGLPGKPGLPGGRGEPGQTGLTGGPGLPGFGKPGYPGPKGEKGHGGLPGPIGPKGEKGHGGLPGMIGLQGPSGLPGPPGLMGPPGGIGFPGPKGEGGAVGPKGLLGPKGEPGPQGLPGKPGFPGELGQPGPRGLTGPLGPKGESGHKGLPGLPGVPGKPGTKGELGFPGEKGHPGPMGIPGLIGPAGPIGPPGLPGPKGEYGPPGKPGIPGEGKPGFPGPTGPAGIPGPSGPHGPPGIPGPPGPPGLPGPRAQASFFGQILPETGPGLDGEKGGYKKEKPGGAIIGRHGLEMPAFTAQLTTPFPQVGQPVVFNKILHNGNQNYNLQTGIFTCKIPGIYYFVYHVNCKGNNVWVGLYRNNEPVMYTYDEYKKSYLDQASGSAVLPLNFGDTVHVQLPSEQAAGLYAGPYVHSSFSGYLLYPM, from the exons ATGGCTGGGCCTCTCCTCTCTGCCTGCTTGTTTGTACTGGTGGAGCATTTGTGCCTGCTACATCATATCCATGCGGGGGCATTTTATGGACACAAACCATTGCCTCAAAAGCGCCAGCCTCTGCCACAGTTACCTCTTCTACCACATGGCAATGAAGGAATAACACAACACCATTACCATGGAAAGGAAATCCCTCAACTTCCCTTTGGAAATGAGATGCCTTTGCTTCCACAGTATGGGAAGGAACGTCCACAGTTTCCCATGCATATGGGCATACCGATTGCAAGAAAAG gtgaaACAGTTCCAAGAGGACAGAAAGGTCCTCCTGGAGAGCCCGGTCCGATAGGGCTTCAAGGGCCTCGGGGCCCTCCGGGACTTCCTGGTCATGGTATCCCAGGGCCTACAGGTAAACCTGGTCCTCAGGGCCCACCAGGCCTTCCTGGAATTGGAAAGCCAGGTATGGCAGGTTTGCCCGGAAAACCAGGAGGTATAGGTTTACCAGGGCCAAAGGGTGAGTTAGGACCAATTGGTGGTGAAGGACCAATAGGACTACCAGGACCTCCAGGTCTTCCGGGGCCACATGGCTTGCCAGGTGTGGCGAAACCAGGGGGACAAGGACTCCCTGGACAACCTGGCCCTCGGGGTGAACCTGGACAAAAGGGCTTCCCTGGCATCCCTGGCCTCCAAGGGCCAAAAGGTGAGAATGGTTTTGGTCTCCCAGGATTGCCAGGCGTAAAGGGACTTCCAGGATTGCCTGGACCACCAGGACAAGTTGGACTACCAGGAATTGGCAAACCAGGACTGAATGGACTACCTGGGGTTCCTGGGGGGCAAGGTAAACCTGGTGCACCTGGAGAACCAGGGCTAGCTGGAGTACCTGGGGAGAGAGGACAAATTGGACCACCGGGATTGCCAGGCTTTGGCAAACCAGGTTTAGATGGCTTACCAGGGAAACCAGGTCTACCAGGTGGAAGGGGCGAGCCAGGTCAAACGGGTTTAACTGGGGGTCCAGGCTTGCCTGGATTTGGCAAGCCTGGTTATCCTGGCCCTAAAGGTGAAAAAGGGCATGGTGGATTGCCTGGGCCAATAGGCCCAAAAGGTGAAAAAGGTCATGGTGGTCTACCTGGAATGATTGGACTGCAAGGGCCAAGTGGCCTCCCAGGTCCTCCAGGTCTTATGGGACCCCCTGGAGGCATTGGATTTCCTGGTCCAAAAGGAGAAGGTGGTGCAGTGGGACCAAAAGGACTATTGGGTCCAAAAGGTGAACCAGGACCTCAAGGTCTTCCTGGCAAGCCAGGATTCCCAGGAGAATTGGGGCAACCAGGACCTAGAGGTTTAACTGGTCCCTTAGGACCAAAAGGTGAAAGTGGACACAAAGGCTTACCCGGGCTGCCTGGAGTGCCTGGAAAGCCTGGTACAAAAGGAGAACTTGGATTTCCAGGTGAGAAAGGTCATCCAGGGCCTATGGGAATACCAGGATTAATAGGTCCAGCAGGACCAATAGGCCCTCCTGGTCTACCTGGTCCAAAAGGAGAATATGGACCACCAGGAAAACCTGGAATCCCAGGTGAAGGAAAACCAGGATTTCCAGGCCCAACAGGTCCTGCTGGTATACCTGGACCGAGTGGGCCCCATGGTCCGCCTGGAATACCTGGTCCTCCTGGCCCACCTGGGCTACCTGGACCTCGTGCTCAAGCTTCATTTTTTGGGCAAATACTTCCTGAGACAGGTCCTGGGCTTGATGGGGAAAAAGGTGGTTATAAGAAAGAAAAGCCTGGAGGAGCTATTATTGGTAGGCATGGCCTAGAAATGCCTGCATTTACAGCTCAGCTGACAACCCCATTTCCCCAAGTTGGACAACCTGTTGTCTTCAACAAAATTTTGCATAATGGAAACCAAAATTACAACTTGCAAACTGGCATCTTCACATGCAAAATACCTGGAATTTACTACTTTGTCTACCATGTTAATTGCAAAGGAAACAATGTATGGGTGGGTTTATACAGAAACAATGAGCCAGTTATGTATACATATGATGAATACAAGAAAAGTTACCTGGATCAGGCATCAGGGAGTGCTGTACTGCCCTTAAACTTTGGAGACACTGTTCACGTTCAGTTACCATCAGAGCAAGCAGCAGGACTTTATGCTGGTCCTTACGTCCACTCATCATTCTCTGGGTATTTGTTATATCCTATGTGA